The window AGAAGCAATGGATCTATTTTTCTTGAGTTTGAAGAAGTTCTGATTAATCCGGATAAAAGGATTTCCAATAAATACGATAACTTTTATGTGATTGATGATGAACAGGAACTTTGGAATCACTTGCTGGAAACCCTATCTAAGGTTGTGAATTATGACCGGACAATGGTCTATAAATTTATGATGGACGGTTCCGGAAAGGTCATTGCTGAGAAGAAAAATGAAGATATGGAAAGTTTTCTCGGGCTTCACTATCCTGAATCGGATATCCCGAAACAGGCAAGAGATCTTTATCTTAAAAAGAGAAAAAGAATCTTCAGTAATGTCTATGCAGATACGGTTCCTGTGGTAAGCAAAACGATGGAGGATATTGATTTGAGTCTTTCTGCATCGCGGGCTATGTCTCCTGTTCATGGGCAATATCTTAAAAATTCAGGAGTTTCTTCCAGTTTTAGTGTATCAATTATTATAGATAATCATCTTTGGGGATTGGTGACCTGCCAGAATGTAGAGCCTAAGCATATTGATCTTGAAGACAGGGTTCAGGCTGGAATTTTTACAGCATTGGCTGCAAATGCCTATTCCTCTTTTAAATCTAAAAATGAACTGAATCACCGTTTAGAACTCAATGAGAGAATCTCACAGCTTAAAACGGAGTTTTTAAAACATAATAATTTATTTGATTCCCTGTGGGAAAGTAAATCCGAGATTATGAATCTGCCGGAAGCAGATGGTTTGGCCATTGTATCTGATGAAAACATAATTACTGAAGGAGTGACCCCGGCAATGGATTGTATCAACAGGATTGTACATTGGGCTCTTGAAAATACGGCGGATAGAATTTATGTTAACCGTAGCTTCCTTAAAAACCATGGTCAAGAATTAGAACTTTCTGAAAATGCAGCGGGAATCATTATTTATTTTATTGAAAGAGATAAAAATGAGATGCTGATCTGGTTCCGTAAAGAATTCGATGAGCATATTGACTGGGCCGGAAATCCGGAAAAGAAAATAGGGGTGTTTTCTCAAAATGGAGAAGACAGACAGATGATTTCCCCAAGAACTTCATTCCGTATTTTTACTGAAAATATTAAAGGACATTCCAAAAGATGGAATTCCAGAAATGTAAGTTCTGTACAGGCTGTGAGAGACCTTATTTTAGAAACTTCTCATAAGAATTATAACGCGATCAAAAGGCTTAATGACGAGCTCAAAAAAGTGAATGAAGAGCTGGATAGTTTTTCCTATACCATCTCTCATGATCTAGGAACCCCTTTAACGGTTATGAAACTGAATGCCCAAATGCTGTTGGGAAATCTTACCGATGGTTCCGAAAAGAGTAAGACAAAGATCAACACGATTATTGAGGAAATCGATAATATGGCTGAAATGATGCAGGACGTTCTGCAGCTCAGCCGTGCAAAACATAGCGAAATACAGCTTGAAACTCTGAAAACAAGCAATACCATTCAAAAGATCTCAGACAACGCTAAGATCACCTATGGAAGTCCGAAAAGTGAGATTGTTATTAAAGAATGTCCGGATGTTTTGGCTGATAAAACGATGCTTCACCAGGTATTTCTGAATATCATCAATAATGCAGTGAAATATTCGTCTCATAAAGATCAGCCTAAAGTAGAAATTGAAGGGACGGAAGATGGGC of the Chryseobacterium capnotolerans genome contains:
- a CDS encoding ATP-binding protein yields the protein MNFVECHEEPIHIPGSIQSFGYLIGIDAESHSITFLSRNISDIFKIENQDELFGRRLTDFPESFQNIIDSDIYTSLDRFTRRENETYFDKIFIDETEYHFSVFRSNGSIFLEFEEVLINPDKRISNKYDNFYVIDDEQELWNHLLETLSKVVNYDRTMVYKFMMDGSGKVIAEKKNEDMESFLGLHYPESDIPKQARDLYLKKRKRIFSNVYADTVPVVSKTMEDIDLSLSASRAMSPVHGQYLKNSGVSSSFSVSIIIDNHLWGLVTCQNVEPKHIDLEDRVQAGIFTALAANAYSSFKSKNELNHRLELNERISQLKTEFLKHNNLFDSLWESKSEIMNLPEADGLAIVSDENIITEGVTPAMDCINRIVHWALENTADRIYVNRSFLKNHGQELELSENAAGIIIYFIERDKNEMLIWFRKEFDEHIDWAGNPEKKIGVFSQNGEDRQMISPRTSFRIFTENIKGHSKRWNSRNVSSVQAVRDLILETSHKNYNAIKRLNDELKKVNEELDSFSYTISHDLGTPLTVMKLNAQMLLGNLTDGSEKSKTKINTIIEEIDNMAEMMQDVLQLSRAKHSEIQLETLKTSNTIQKISDNAKITYGSPKSEIVIKECPDVLADKTMLHQVFLNIINNAVKYSSHKDQPKVEIEGTEDGQTIVYRISDNGIGIPESEKHKMFKIFNRMDNAKKFKGNGVGLSIVHRIMKRIGGDIDYESNKEGTSFILTFKKPYI